The sequence below is a genomic window from Cicer arietinum cultivar CDC Frontier isolate Library 1 chromosome 6, Cicar.CDCFrontier_v2.0, whole genome shotgun sequence.
gtcgacttttgaAATAGGGGGACCAATTATGTGAATTAGTAATAATAGAGAGATTAAAACTACAGTTAACtcaataaaatattgatatgttTCCTAGGGATAAAAACCTACACTATTCTTGGTCTTGAGTAAATAATGAGCCCAAGCTCATACTACCAGAGCTTTACATACATTATTCTTCCTTTGAGTAACTTTATAAAGGGGGAGTGTACACACTTAAATCGACTACTACACATGTTGTCTTTCCGTGTTCAATTGGCTCGGCTGGAATAGGCCAGGTACTAAGTggtatattaaatatttatttttttagtactagaaaaaaaatatatttattttttaatatgtgtatttttttttttttgacaatttttttttctttcaccgAATCAACAACAACTGATATGATCCGTAAttcattcttcaattttttCGTGCGGCAGTTTCGCTAACCCAATCAAATTAGGCGTGCATCAGTTTCGCATATCAGTTCAAACAGAGTGTGTTTTCTGCTCAGTTTTCAAAATAGACCCAAACTCCGAATTCCGAGTTTTCTCTTTTATCCCTTTTCAACTTCGTCCCAAATTTTATTTCCGTCCTTTTATCGGAAAAAATTTGTCCCTTCAAATTTTCAAGTTATATTACGAGTGACTTTAGCCACCATATTTAAAttgtgtaattctagaacgacTTTATATGATGCAATAGTAAAACTAagctattttatcttaaaaactTCGTGGTTGATAATCTGTTTTgcacaattttaaataatactaCGAAATGTTTTAAATAGAACGACCTAATTCACAACTTAACTCAATAATATATTCAGTcacagaaaattatttttcaaatcagttttttaaaacttaaaaatttcatattatataAAGCGATGGAGGTAGTACGACATTACAAGTAAGTACATACACCTTGGTTTATTAGTCCTAGACAAAAATAGAAAGTCCATTCTTCAAACTCTACTTATTGTAATACATACTTCTATGAATAAACATGTCACATAATTTGAATGATCATTCGCTAGCAACTTTAACTAACTGTTTTCCAAAGTTGCGACCACTGAAAAGTCCAACAAGAGCTGCTGGGCCATTTTCAAGGCCTTCAACAATGTCTTCAACATAGACAAGTTTGTGTTCTCTAATGTAAGGCAACACAGTCTCTAACAGCTTTGGATAGAGATGGTAATGATCTCTTTGACTAAATCCTTTTACGGTTAGTCTCTTGAATGCAATATGCAACAAATTCTCTAGAGCTTCAGGATGAGGAAGATTGTACTGTGAAATCATTCCACATATAGCTATACGACCATGGTCCTTCATATTTAGGAGCACTGCATCAAGCATTTTACCTCCTACTTGTTCAAAGTAGAAATCAATGCCTTCAGGGAAGTACCTAATGACACAAAATATAAAGGAAATTCAATGCTTCATTTAAGAGTTAAAAGCTCAAAGACAAACTTTATGGGACTTCCTAAAGATTCGTTCGGGTGATTCTTCCTAACATTTCATCGTAAAGATAAAAATGTTGAACATCATATAAATAATGAAGGTACTCATACAAAACCTATGTCTTAAAGTTCGGGAGTAACGGTTATATAATTGCTCTTAATCTAATATAAAGATCTCTCCGATATTTATGCATCGACGAGGCTTGAGCTAACATGTTAAGTGCTAATAGTGACTAATATTTCTAGCCCCCTATAATATAATGTGAACTTACCTTTTCAAAGCTGCATCCAAATCAACCTCTTCCTTGTAATTAAAAGCATCATCAAACCCAAGCTTGTTCTTTAAAAGATCAACCTGTAAAACAAACAAGGATGCATCAAGCAAAAGCTGACACCAACTAACTACTAATAATGATGAAATTCTATACAAATTGTGATGTTTAGAAACTTTACTTTCTCTTGACTACCAGCACTTCCAACAACATAACAACCCAACAATTTAGCGAATTGTCCGGTGAGCTGACCGACAGCACCCGACGCTGCTGAGATGAAAACACATTCTCCTTTCTTTACACAACCAACTTCAAAGATACCAGCATATGCAGTAATACCAGGCATGCCTattgaaatagaaaaaaagaagaaacatCACAAACTAATCAAAAAGAGCATAACAAAATATGTTTAGAAGAACTCTTGAATTACCAAGAATTCCAGTGTAATAGGAAAGAGGCACATCAGTATGCTGGATTTTGTAGAGTTTCTCTGGATTTTGAATTAGACTATATTCTTCCCAAAAGGTTGTTCCCCAAACCAAGTCACCTGCACTGAAGCTAGGATGACCTGAATCCAATACCTTAGCCACTCCAAATCCATTTATAGGCTGCAAAGTTAAAACCAAAAGAAACAAGTAAAACAAAGTTCAATGTGGTGTAAATCGGGTATCCTCCACGCACAACTGCAGAGACTAATCCCTCAAACTGAGTAGAACCACAATAGACGACAAAATTCTTTCTCAAAATTTGTTAGCACTGGTGCATTCTTATGGATGGATTCAAACCCAAAACCTCTGGTTAAGCTAGAAGAGTCACAAATCATCTCATTCAAGCGCTCGTAACAAAGTTCAAGTGTTTGTGTAGCACcaaaataattcatcaaaaaatataatatttaataatttaattttttgggtACATATATGCTAAGTTTTATAGTCCAAGGCTTAGATAGAGTCATTTCACATAAACGACTCTGGTGAATATTTCATAGTTCCATAtcctttttaatctttgtgtgtGTTTGGTTTTAAGGTGATAAAAATAGATTCATTAAAAAGTGAC
It includes:
- the LOC101491786 gene encoding 2-alkenal reductase (NADP(+)-dependent)-like; translated protein: MGKNNVGDEVQNKQVILRDYITGYPREDDLYISTSKIKLEVPQGSNAVLVKNLYLSCDPTMQFRMRKAEYRLSGYYYYVPGSPINGFGVAKVLDSGHPSFSAGDLVWGTTFWEEYSLIQNPEKLYKIQHTDVPLSYYTGILGMPGITAYAGIFEVGCVKKGECVFISAASGAVGQLTGQFAKLLGCYVVGSAGSQEKVDLLKNKLGFDDAFNYKEEVDLDAALKRYFPEGIDFYFEQVGGKMLDAVLLNMKDHGRIAICGMISQYNLPHPEALENLLHIAFKRLTVKGFSQRDHYHLYPKLLETVLPYIREHKLVYVEDIVEGLENGPAALVGLFSGRNFGKQLVKVASE